One window of the Amycolatopsis mediterranei genome contains the following:
- a CDS encoding tetratricopeptide repeat protein, translated as MDEGLSFAGWLRDRRALAGLTQAQLADRAGVSLRAVRNAELGSVRRPRPETARKLREALAEAPPEPVRLGVLGPLTVTRGTEGVEIGAEKQRLLLALLALQPNRTVRREDLVDVIWDEPPPSCLELLHTYVARLRRALRPADLIATDKGGYRLAVGEDELDLLRFEALLAKDALKEALDLWRGPALADVERLRQHPARLALAMRRAKAVLAYAAVADPEDAAVQLRVLTAEEPLNESAHAKLVLALAASGRQAAALAVFDEVRRRLAGELGLEPGPELRAAQRQVLRQDFAAPEPPARVPAQLPADVPGFRGRAAQLAELDALLRRDDGDTGARIAVLSGTGGVGKTALAVHWAQRVPAEFPDGQLYLDLHGYGTVRPVDPGDALSGFLRALGVPGADIPAEPDERAAKFRTALTGRRMLLVLDNANAVGQVRPLLPGSPTCLVLVTSRDALPGLVARHGARRVLVDLLTEAEARDLLRALLGPRVDDEPEAAAALIGYAARLPLALRLVAELALSREGERLAALAAELADERRRLDLLDGGGDPLTAIRAVFSWSYRNLAPDAARVFRLCGLHPGRDLTPAALAALAGVPLLEAERLAGALVRAHLAQQTGDDRIQLHDLLRVYAAELAAVDPAESREAQERLFDFYVSSAGQAMDVVLPQERHLRPRVPDPDVKVLDAQAWLEAERRNLLAVAAHATRHGWPDHLRLLSGILWHYLDVGGYHEEALVLHTHASALAHHAGDRVAEAEPLILIAVGHWRTGRSPEALRYLEEALVLARETGDWRTELHAVNTLGLVCRALGRFAEGIRYSTEALALARKTGDRTSEGLVLVVLGCSCRGIGRYGEAIGHLEDALALARDIADRTSEGYALVNLGDSLSALGRHDEAVRVLNEGLAHLRAMGVRVSEGYALGILGDVEHARGRYAEAAAHLERALEIAQETGSPPNRSVALKHLGDVRLAEGRPEEAAQHLEEALSLARECGDRGVESRVLNSLGSLSAARGAPSEALRYHREALAVAKETGCRPEQGRAHCGLGEVHSGLADPEAAREHWERALACYAGECVPGAIRVRNHLTALECVTR; from the coding sequence GTGGACGAAGGCCTGTCGTTCGCCGGATGGCTGCGGGACCGGCGTGCCCTCGCCGGCCTCACCCAGGCCCAGCTCGCCGACCGTGCGGGAGTGAGCCTGCGCGCGGTGCGCAACGCCGAGCTCGGCAGCGTCCGGCGGCCCCGGCCGGAGACGGCCCGCAAGCTGCGGGAAGCGCTGGCCGAAGCCCCGCCGGAGCCCGTGCGGCTCGGCGTCCTCGGCCCGCTGACGGTGACGCGCGGCACCGAGGGCGTGGAGATCGGCGCGGAGAAGCAGCGCCTGCTGCTGGCGCTGCTGGCCCTGCAGCCGAACCGGACCGTCCGGCGCGAGGACCTCGTCGACGTCATCTGGGACGAGCCGCCGCCGTCGTGCCTGGAGCTGCTCCACACCTACGTCGCGCGGCTGCGGCGGGCGCTGCGGCCCGCCGACCTCATCGCCACGGACAAGGGCGGCTACCGGCTGGCCGTCGGTGAGGACGAGCTCGACCTGCTGCGCTTCGAAGCCCTCCTCGCCAAGGACGCGTTGAAAGAGGCCCTGGACCTCTGGCGCGGCCCGGCGCTCGCCGACGTCGAACGGCTGCGCCAGCACCCCGCCCGGCTCGCGCTGGCCATGCGGCGCGCCAAGGCGGTGCTGGCCTACGCCGCGGTCGCCGACCCCGAAGACGCGGCGGTGCAGCTGCGGGTGCTGACCGCCGAGGAGCCGCTGAACGAGTCGGCGCACGCCAAGCTGGTGCTGGCGCTCGCCGCGTCCGGGCGCCAGGCCGCCGCACTGGCCGTCTTCGACGAGGTGCGCCGGCGGCTGGCCGGCGAGCTCGGCCTGGAACCCGGTCCCGAGCTGCGGGCGGCCCAGCGGCAGGTGCTGCGGCAGGACTTCGCCGCGCCGGAGCCGCCGGCCCGGGTGCCGGCACAGCTGCCCGCCGACGTCCCCGGCTTCCGCGGCCGGGCCGCGCAGCTGGCCGAGCTGGACGCGCTGCTGCGGCGCGACGACGGCGACACCGGCGCGCGCATCGCCGTCCTCTCCGGCACCGGTGGGGTCGGCAAGACCGCGCTCGCCGTCCACTGGGCGCAGCGCGTGCCCGCGGAGTTCCCGGACGGCCAGCTCTACCTCGACCTGCACGGCTACGGCACGGTTCGGCCGGTGGACCCGGGCGACGCGCTGTCCGGGTTCCTGCGCGCCCTCGGCGTCCCGGGCGCGGACATCCCCGCCGAGCCGGACGAGCGCGCCGCGAAGTTCCGCACCGCGCTCACCGGGCGGCGGATGCTGCTGGTGCTGGACAACGCCAACGCGGTCGGGCAGGTCCGCCCGCTGCTGCCCGGCTCGCCCACCTGCCTGGTGCTGGTGACCAGCCGGGACGCGCTGCCCGGGCTGGTCGCCCGCCACGGCGCCCGGCGGGTGCTCGTCGACCTGCTCACCGAGGCCGAAGCCCGCGACCTGCTCCGGGCGCTGCTCGGCCCGCGCGTCGACGACGAACCCGAGGCCGCCGCGGCGCTGATCGGGTACGCCGCCCGGCTGCCGCTGGCCCTGCGGCTGGTCGCGGAACTGGCGTTGAGCCGGGAAGGGGAGCGGCTCGCCGCCCTGGCCGCGGAGCTGGCCGACGAGCGGCGGCGCCTCGACCTGCTCGACGGCGGCGGCGACCCGCTGACCGCCATCCGCGCGGTGTTCTCCTGGTCCTACCGCAACCTCGCGCCCGACGCGGCCCGCGTGTTCCGGCTCTGCGGCCTGCACCCGGGCCGCGACCTGACCCCGGCCGCGCTGGCCGCGCTCGCGGGGGTGCCCCTGCTCGAGGCGGAGCGGCTGGCCGGCGCCCTGGTGCGGGCCCACCTCGCGCAGCAGACCGGCGACGACCGCATCCAGCTGCACGACCTGCTGCGCGTCTACGCGGCCGAGCTCGCGGCCGTCGACCCCGCCGAAAGCCGCGAGGCGCAGGAGCGGCTGTTCGACTTCTACGTCTCCTCGGCCGGCCAGGCCATGGACGTCGTCCTGCCGCAGGAACGGCACCTGCGGCCGCGCGTGCCGGACCCGGACGTCAAGGTGCTCGACGCGCAGGCATGGCTGGAGGCCGAGCGCCGCAACCTCCTCGCGGTCGCCGCGCACGCGACGCGGCACGGCTGGCCGGACCACCTGCGGCTGTTGTCCGGGATCCTGTGGCACTACCTCGACGTCGGCGGCTACCACGAGGAAGCGCTGGTCCTGCACACGCACGCGTCGGCGCTGGCCCACCACGCCGGCGACCGGGTGGCCGAGGCCGAGCCGCTGATCCTGATCGCGGTGGGCCACTGGCGGACGGGCCGGTCGCCGGAGGCGCTGCGGTACCTGGAGGAAGCGCTCGTCCTCGCCCGGGAGACCGGGGACTGGCGCACCGAGCTCCACGCCGTCAACACCCTCGGCCTGGTCTGCCGTGCGCTGGGCCGGTTCGCCGAGGGGATCCGGTACTCGACCGAAGCGCTCGCGCTGGCCAGGAAGACCGGCGACCGCACCAGCGAAGGCCTGGTCCTGGTGGTGCTCGGCTGTTCCTGCCGCGGCATCGGCCGGTACGGCGAAGCGATCGGTCACCTCGAAGACGCGCTCGCACTGGCGCGCGACATCGCCGACCGCACGAGCGAGGGCTACGCGCTGGTCAACCTGGGCGACTCGCTGTCGGCGCTGGGCCGGCACGACGAGGCGGTCCGGGTCCTGAACGAGGGGCTGGCGCACCTGCGGGCGATGGGCGTCCGGGTGAGCGAGGGGTACGCGCTGGGCATCCTCGGCGACGTCGAGCACGCGCGGGGCCGGTACGCCGAAGCCGCGGCGCACCTGGAGCGGGCCTTGGAAATCGCGCAGGAGACGGGAAGCCCGCCGAATCGCAGCGTCGCGCTGAAGCACCTGGGCGATGTCCGGCTGGCCGAGGGCCGGCCCGAGGAAGCGGCCCAGCACCTCGAAGAGGCGCTGAGCCTGGCCCGCGAATGCGGTGACCGCGGCGTCGAATCCCGCGTGCTCAACAGCCTGGGCAGCCTGTCCGCCGCGCGCGGAGCCCCCTCGGAGGCGCTGCGGTACCACCGCGAAGCCCTGGCCGTGGCGAAGGAAACCGGCTGCCGTCCCGAACAGGGCCGGGCCCACTGCGGGCTCGGTGAAGTCCACAGTGGACTAGCTGACCCGGAGGCCGCGCGCGAGCACTGGGAACGCGCGCTGGCCTGCTACGCCGGGGAATGCGTGCCCGGCGCGATCCGGGTCCGGAACCACTTGACGGCCCTGGAGTGCGTCACGAGGTGA
- a CDS encoding L-histidine N(alpha)-methyltransferase — protein MDTAYVHGYTDPETRRLGDQADTLAELLHAGTAYPAGSRVLEAGCGVGAQTVHLVARSPGAHLTAVDVSAASLAQARKQVRGVDFRQADLFDLDGEYDHVFVCFVLEHLTEPGKALAHLKTLLRPGGTITVIEGDHGSAFFHPRSEHAQAAIDCLVRLQADAGGDGLIGRRLHPLLTGAGFGDVTVEPRTVYVDASRPGLVAGFTRDTFTAMVEGVGETAVARGLITQDRWDHGVADLHRTAREDGTFHYAFFKATGSRP, from the coding sequence ATGGACACCGCTTACGTGCACGGGTACACCGACCCCGAGACCCGCCGCCTGGGCGACCAGGCCGACACCCTCGCCGAACTCCTGCACGCCGGAACGGCCTACCCCGCCGGGAGCCGGGTGCTGGAGGCCGGCTGCGGCGTCGGCGCCCAGACCGTCCACCTCGTGGCCCGCAGCCCGGGCGCGCACCTGACCGCGGTCGACGTCTCCGCCGCGTCCCTCGCCCAGGCACGAAAGCAAGTGCGCGGCGTCGACTTCCGCCAAGCCGACCTGTTCGACCTGGACGGCGAGTACGACCACGTCTTCGTCTGCTTCGTGCTGGAACACCTGACGGAGCCGGGGAAAGCCCTCGCGCACCTGAAGACCCTGCTGCGGCCGGGCGGCACGATCACCGTCATCGAAGGCGACCACGGTTCGGCGTTCTTCCACCCGCGCAGCGAGCACGCGCAGGCCGCGATCGACTGCCTGGTCCGGCTGCAGGCCGACGCCGGCGGCGACGGGCTCATCGGGCGGCGCCTCCACCCGCTGCTGACCGGCGCCGGGTTCGGCGACGTCACCGTGGAGCCGCGGACGGTCTACGTCGATGCGTCGCGCCCCGGGCTGGTCGCCGGGTTCACCCGCGACACCTTCACCGCGATGGTCGAAGGCGTCGGCGAGACCGCCGTCGCCCGCGGGCTGATCACACAGGACCGCTGGGACCACGGGGTCGCGGACCTGCACCGGACCGCCCGCGAAGACGGCACTTTCCACTACGCGTTCTTCAAGGCCACCGGGAGCCGGCCGTGA
- a CDS encoding PLP-dependent aminotransferase family protein, translated as MDRAKTARSEWSIGSDFLQLDVREAPPGGLADWLAGQLRSAVADGRLPVGGRLPASRVLAAELRVSRGVVTEAYQRLIDDGHAAGRGRAGTVVVAAPVLPPDPSPDRPFPEVITASPGVEVFDAVRAAPARIDLTPGVPDLTAFPRAAWLRAERAVLDELEPSHFGYGDPRGAPSMRLAVSRWLARNRGIRADPGEIIVVAGVAQALTLVGDVLRQHGVSAIAVEDPSSLGARQHLHHCGLATPPVPVDEDGLRVSSLTAPAVLLTPAHQFPMGVVLGGERRRELMRWVAEGGIVVEDDYDAEHRYDRAPVPAVRSMVPEVCYTGSVSKLLAPALRVGWLLAPPRFRDDLVAAKRFADLGNPVLAQLVLARLMETGELERQLRVVRARHRRRRDAMIRAVAADLPGAVVHGAAAGLHLTVTFDAEVDDVAVAAAALAEGVKVQPLSWHRQRPGRPGLVLGYAARTATEIAEGVALLGRLIRPSP; from the coding sequence ATGGACAGAGCCAAAACCGCGCGCTCCGAGTGGTCCATAGGGTCGGACTTCCTCCAGCTGGACGTCCGCGAGGCGCCGCCGGGAGGCCTGGCGGACTGGCTCGCCGGGCAGCTGCGTTCGGCGGTCGCCGACGGCCGGCTCCCGGTCGGCGGCCGACTGCCCGCGTCCCGGGTGCTGGCCGCCGAGCTGCGCGTGTCGCGGGGCGTGGTCACCGAGGCCTACCAGCGGCTGATCGACGACGGCCACGCCGCGGGCCGCGGCCGCGCGGGCACGGTCGTCGTCGCCGCGCCCGTGCTGCCGCCGGACCCGTCGCCGGACCGGCCTTTTCCCGAGGTCATCACGGCGTCGCCGGGGGTGGAGGTCTTCGACGCGGTCCGCGCGGCCCCGGCCCGGATCGACCTCACCCCCGGCGTCCCGGACCTGACGGCGTTCCCGCGCGCGGCGTGGCTGCGTGCCGAGCGGGCGGTGCTGGACGAGCTGGAGCCGTCCCACTTCGGCTACGGCGACCCACGCGGCGCGCCTTCGATGCGGCTGGCGGTTTCGCGCTGGCTGGCGCGCAACCGCGGCATCCGCGCCGATCCCGGCGAGATCATCGTGGTGGCCGGGGTGGCGCAGGCGTTGACGCTGGTGGGCGACGTGTTGCGGCAGCACGGTGTGTCCGCGATCGCGGTGGAGGACCCGAGTTCGCTGGGCGCGCGCCAGCACCTGCACCACTGCGGTTTGGCGACGCCGCCGGTCCCGGTGGACGAGGACGGGCTGCGGGTTTCTTCGTTGACGGCTCCGGCCGTGTTGCTGACCCCGGCCCACCAGTTCCCGATGGGCGTGGTGCTGGGCGGCGAGCGCCGCCGCGAGCTGATGCGCTGGGTGGCCGAGGGCGGCATCGTCGTCGAGGACGACTACGACGCGGAGCACCGCTACGACCGCGCACCGGTGCCGGCGGTCCGGTCGATGGTGCCGGAGGTTTGTTACACGGGAAGCGTTTCGAAGCTGCTGGCCCCGGCCCTGCGCGTCGGCTGGCTGCTGGCGCCGCCGCGCTTCCGCGACGACCTCGTGGCGGCGAAGCGGTTCGCGGACCTGGGCAACCCGGTGCTGGCCCAGCTGGTCCTGGCGCGCTTGATGGAGACCGGCGAGCTGGAGCGCCAGCTCCGGGTGGTCCGCGCCCGGCACCGCCGCCGCCGCGACGCGATGATCCGCGCGGTCGCTGCCGATTTGCCGGGCGCGGTGGTCCACGGCGCGGCGGCGGGCCTGCACCTGACGGTGACGTTCGACGCCGAGGTGGACGACGTCGCGGTGGCGGCGGCCGCGCTGGCGGAGGGGGTGAAGGTGCAGCCGCTGTCCTGGCACCGGCAACGCCCGGGACGGCCGGGGCTGGTGCTGGGGTACGCGGCCCGGACGGCGACGGAGATCGCCGAGGGCGTGGCCCTGCTCGGGCGGCTGATCAGGCCCTCGCCGTGA
- a CDS encoding MFS transporter, with protein MAERRTYSIAELGPRYKWIALSNTTLGMLIATINSSIVLIALPDIFKGIGINPLEPANTSYLLWMIMGFLVVTAVLVVSFGRLGDMYGRARMYNLGFAVFTVSSIMLAVTWFDGDAAALWLIGWRIVQGVGGAFLMANSSAILTDAFPANQRGLALGMNGVAAIAGSFLGLVVGGVLAPIDWNLIFLVSVPFGVIGTIWAYLKLHDTGIRKHARMDWWGNITFAVGLIAVLIGITYGIQPYDSSPTGWGSPFVLSCLIGGFAVLVAFVIIESKVDNPLFRLSLFRIRSFTWGNVANLTASLGRGGLQFILIIWLQGIWLPQHGYTFEQTPLWAGIYMLPMTVGFLLAAPTSGILADRIGSRLLASTGLLITAITFLLLIILPVNFDYWAFAAILLINGIGMGMFSSPNRAEVMNSLPADARGSGAGMMTTFQNAAMVLSIGFFFSLIIAGLSSSLPSTMSQGLTEHGVPAAAAAQIANLPAVAVLFAAFLGYNPIQQLLGGQLSSLPPEQASFLTGRSFFPNLISGPFQSGLAVAFGFAIVVCLIGAVASLLTKDARPADRESVGEELAAVAGESSGGPSELVAPSTER; from the coding sequence GTGGCGGAACGCCGGACGTATTCGATCGCGGAACTGGGGCCGCGGTACAAGTGGATCGCGCTGTCCAACACGACGCTGGGCATGCTGATCGCCACGATCAACTCCTCGATCGTGCTGATCGCGCTGCCCGACATCTTCAAGGGCATCGGCATCAACCCCCTGGAACCGGCCAACACGAGCTACCTGCTGTGGATGATCATGGGCTTCCTCGTGGTCACCGCGGTGCTGGTGGTGAGCTTCGGGCGGCTCGGCGACATGTACGGCCGGGCGCGGATGTACAACCTCGGCTTCGCCGTCTTCACCGTTTCCTCCATCATGCTGGCCGTCACCTGGTTCGACGGTGACGCCGCCGCGCTGTGGCTGATCGGCTGGCGGATCGTGCAGGGCGTCGGCGGTGCCTTCCTGATGGCGAACTCCTCGGCGATCCTCACCGACGCCTTCCCGGCCAACCAGCGCGGCCTCGCGCTCGGCATGAACGGTGTCGCGGCCATCGCCGGCTCGTTCCTCGGCCTGGTCGTGGGCGGGGTGCTCGCGCCGATCGACTGGAACCTGATCTTCCTCGTGTCGGTGCCGTTCGGCGTGATCGGCACGATCTGGGCGTACCTCAAGCTGCACGACACCGGCATCCGCAAGCACGCGCGGATGGACTGGTGGGGCAACATCACCTTCGCCGTCGGCCTGATCGCGGTGCTGATCGGCATCACCTACGGCATCCAGCCCTACGACTCGTCGCCGACCGGCTGGGGCAGCCCGTTCGTGCTCAGCTGCCTGATCGGCGGGTTCGCCGTGCTGGTGGCGTTCGTGATCATCGAGTCGAAGGTGGACAACCCGCTGTTCCGCCTGTCGCTGTTCCGGATCCGCTCGTTCACCTGGGGCAACGTCGCGAACCTGACGGCCTCCCTCGGCCGCGGCGGGCTGCAGTTCATCCTGATCATCTGGCTGCAGGGCATCTGGCTGCCGCAGCACGGCTACACGTTCGAGCAGACGCCGCTGTGGGCGGGCATCTACATGCTGCCGATGACGGTCGGCTTCCTGCTGGCCGCGCCGACGTCGGGCATCCTCGCCGACCGCATCGGCAGCCGCCTGCTCGCCTCGACCGGCCTGCTCATCACGGCGATCACGTTCCTGCTGCTGATCATCCTGCCGGTGAACTTCGACTACTGGGCGTTCGCGGCGATCCTGCTGATCAACGGCATCGGTATGGGCATGTTCTCCTCGCCCAACCGCGCCGAGGTGATGAACAGCCTGCCGGCGGACGCCCGGGGCTCCGGCGCGGGCATGATGACGACCTTCCAGAACGCGGCGATGGTCCTGTCGATCGGCTTCTTCTTCAGCTTGATCATCGCGGGCCTGTCGAGCAGCCTCCCGTCGACGATGAGCCAGGGCCTGACCGAGCACGGCGTCCCGGCGGCCGCGGCGGCCCAGATCGCCAACCTCCCGGCGGTGGCGGTGCTGTTCGCGGCCTTCCTGGGCTACAACCCGATCCAGCAGCTCCTGGGCGGCCAGCTGTCGTCGCTGCCGCCGGAGCAGGCTTCGTTCCTGACGGGCCGCAGCTTCTTCCCGAACCTGATCTCGGGCCCGTTCCAGTCGGGGTTGGCGGTGGCGTTCGGCTTCGCGATCGTCGTGTGCCTGATCGGCGCGGTGGCGTCGTTGCTGACGAAGGACGCTCGCCCGGCGGATCGCGAGTCGGTGGGCGAAGAGCTGGCCGCCGTCGCCGGGGAATCGAGCGGCGGGCCGAGCGAATTGGTGGCGCCGTCGACCGAACGCTGA
- a CDS encoding peptidylprolyl isomerase has translation MKLRWGLALLAVLGALVVPAAPASASVPLVRCTFTPTPSNPAARPVVRPLPVASTRGTVDVTFRFNYGPVTVRLDRAGAAPCAVHNLVSLVLQRFYDRSQCWRLSNSARLGVLQCGDIYEVEKGGPGYKFPDEVSGAETYPRGTIAMGNQGPGTNGSEFFIVHSFAHIPANYSVMGRVIRGMSALDRMVADGIIPADPNGPLDGAPAHPVKIQRATVGW, from the coding sequence ATGAAGCTGCGCTGGGGACTGGCTCTGCTCGCTGTTCTGGGTGCCTTGGTGGTGCCTGCCGCTCCGGCGTCGGCTTCGGTGCCGTTGGTCCGGTGCACGTTCACCCCGACACCGTCGAACCCGGCGGCGCGCCCGGTGGTGCGCCCGTTGCCGGTGGCGTCGACCCGCGGGACCGTGGACGTCACGTTCCGGTTCAACTACGGGCCGGTGACCGTGCGGCTGGACCGCGCGGGGGCGGCTCCGTGCGCGGTGCACAACCTGGTTTCGCTGGTTCTGCAGCGGTTCTACGACCGGTCCCAGTGCTGGCGGTTGTCGAATTCCGCTCGCCTCGGTGTCCTTCAGTGCGGGGACATCTACGAGGTCGAGAAGGGCGGACCGGGGTACAAGTTCCCGGACGAGGTTTCGGGCGCCGAGACGTACCCGCGCGGGACGATCGCGATGGGGAACCAGGGGCCCGGGACGAACGGGTCGGAGTTCTTCATCGTGCACTCGTTCGCGCACATCCCGGCGAACTATTCGGTCATGGGGCGGGTGATCCGGGGGATGTCCGCGCTCGACCGGATGGTGGCCGACGGGATCATCCCGGCCGATCCGAACGGGCCGCTGGACGGGGCGCCGGCCCACCCGGTGAAGATCCAGCGCGCCACGGTCGGCTGGTAG
- a CDS encoding DUF2631 domain-containing protein: protein MAGKAVEKRRPEVDPRDEPSAAWGWHGSFPKATRIAGWVSAIILLVMIKGNHENNTENVWLVGLALFLVLLLVLDIRKQRTAWRK, encoded by the coding sequence GTGGCAGGCAAGGCGGTCGAGAAGAGGCGGCCCGAGGTCGACCCGCGCGACGAGCCGTCCGCGGCCTGGGGCTGGCACGGCTCGTTCCCGAAGGCCACCCGCATCGCCGGCTGGGTCAGCGCGATCATCCTGCTGGTGATGATCAAGGGCAACCACGAGAACAACACCGAGAACGTGTGGCTGGTCGGCTTGGCGCTGTTCCTCGTCCTGCTGCTGGTGCTGGACATCCGCAAGCAGCGCACGGCCTGGCGCAAGTAG
- the dxr gene encoding 1-deoxy-D-xylulose-5-phosphate reductoisomerase: MTTSRSVLVLGSTGSIGVQALDVAARNPHLFRVAGIAAGGADPAALAAQAIAHGVEAVAVTRATAAEDVQLALYAEAQQRGYARGEFKLPRLFAGSDAVTELIDAVKVDTVLNALPGSRGLEPTLKALATGATLALANKESLIAGGPLVLAAAKPGQLVPVDSEHSAIAQALRAGHRSEVARLVLTASGGPFRGRKRAELAGVTVEQAMAHPTWSMGPLITINSATLVNKGLELIEAALLFDVEPAKIDVTVHPQSIVHSMVTFADGSTIAQASPPDMRLPIALALHWPDRVPDAAPACTWDQAATWTFEPLDDEAFPAVELARHCGTAGGCLPAVYNAANEELVSAFLAQNTSFTSIVDTVSEVVGAADEWRREPRDVEDVLAAERWARARAGSIIEGK, encoded by the coding sequence ATGACTACCTCGCGAAGCGTTCTCGTGCTCGGCTCGACCGGGTCCATCGGCGTGCAGGCCCTCGACGTCGCCGCGCGCAACCCGCACCTGTTCCGGGTGGCCGGGATCGCCGCGGGCGGCGCCGATCCGGCCGCGCTCGCCGCGCAGGCGATCGCCCACGGCGTCGAGGCCGTCGCCGTGACGAGGGCCACGGCCGCCGAAGACGTCCAGCTCGCGCTGTACGCCGAAGCGCAGCAGCGCGGGTACGCCCGGGGCGAGTTCAAGCTCCCGCGGCTCTTCGCGGGCTCCGACGCCGTCACCGAGCTGATCGACGCGGTCAAGGTCGACACCGTGCTCAACGCGCTCCCGGGCTCCCGCGGCCTCGAGCCGACCCTCAAAGCGCTCGCCACCGGCGCCACCCTCGCGCTGGCCAACAAGGAGTCCCTGATCGCCGGCGGGCCGCTGGTGCTCGCCGCGGCCAAGCCCGGGCAGCTCGTGCCCGTCGACTCCGAGCACTCCGCCATCGCCCAGGCCCTGCGCGCCGGGCACCGCAGCGAGGTCGCCCGGCTCGTCCTCACCGCCTCCGGCGGCCCGTTCCGCGGCCGCAAGCGCGCGGAGCTGGCCGGCGTCACCGTCGAGCAGGCGATGGCGCACCCGACCTGGTCGATGGGCCCGCTCATCACGATCAACTCCGCCACCCTGGTCAACAAGGGCCTGGAGCTGATCGAGGCGGCGCTGCTGTTCGACGTCGAGCCCGCGAAGATCGACGTCACCGTGCACCCGCAGTCGATCGTGCACTCGATGGTGACCTTCGCCGACGGCTCGACGATCGCCCAGGCCAGCCCGCCCGACATGCGGCTGCCCATCGCGCTTGCGCTGCACTGGCCCGACCGGGTCCCCGACGCCGCCCCCGCGTGCACCTGGGACCAGGCCGCGACCTGGACGTTCGAGCCGCTGGACGACGAGGCCTTCCCGGCCGTCGAGCTGGCCCGGCACTGCGGCACCGCGGGCGGCTGCCTGCCCGCCGTCTACAACGCCGCGAACGAGGAGCTCGTGTCCGCTTTCCTGGCGCAGAACACCAGCTTCACGTCGATAGTGGACACTGTTTCCGAGGTGGTGGGAGCCGCCGACGAATGGCGTCGCGAACCACGCGACGTCGAGGACGTTCTCGCGGCCGAGCGGTGGGCTCGTGCGCGGGCCGGTTCGATCATCGAGGGGAAGTAG
- a CDS encoding M50 family metallopeptidase, with protein sequence MLAYIIGVVLFALGICVSVALHEAGHMVTAKAFGMKVRRYFVGFGPTVFSWRRGETEYGLKWIPLGGFCDIAGMTALDEVTPDEAPRAMWRFKTWKRTVVMSAGSITHFILGFVVLYLMAVTMGLPNPNAAPPAPVVDSTSCARPATSKAQAEAQVNAPCPQDALTPAATAGLRRGDRVLAVGGKPVATWDEMLTAVQATSGRTVFEVQRGNQQLWLVVDVPKVPRWNGKDVKEVGMVGVSPKQDSLTVQYGPVAAVGATFRFTGSMFAETAQRLVQFPQRIPAVVTAIFGGVRDANTPVSVVGASRIGGEAVERGIWVLFFLLLASLNFFIGVFNLLPLLPLDGGHIAVVWYERVRDWLRARRGKAAGGPVDYTRLSGITMVLVLLGGAVTLLTVTADIVNPIRLSP encoded by the coding sequence GTGCTCGCCTACATCATCGGTGTGGTGCTCTTCGCGCTGGGGATCTGCGTCTCAGTCGCACTGCATGAGGCCGGCCACATGGTCACCGCGAAGGCCTTCGGCATGAAGGTCCGCCGGTACTTCGTGGGCTTCGGCCCCACGGTGTTCTCCTGGCGCCGCGGCGAGACCGAGTACGGCCTGAAGTGGATCCCGCTGGGCGGCTTCTGCGACATCGCCGGCATGACCGCGCTCGACGAGGTCACCCCGGACGAGGCGCCGCGCGCGATGTGGCGGTTCAAGACCTGGAAGCGCACCGTCGTGATGTCGGCCGGGTCGATCACCCACTTCATCCTGGGCTTCGTGGTCCTCTATCTGATGGCCGTGACCATGGGCCTGCCGAACCCCAACGCCGCTCCCCCCGCCCCGGTGGTGGACTCGACCTCCTGCGCCCGCCCGGCCACGTCGAAGGCGCAGGCCGAGGCCCAGGTCAACGCCCCCTGCCCGCAGGACGCGCTGACCCCGGCGGCCACGGCGGGGCTGCGGCGCGGCGACCGGGTGCTCGCCGTCGGCGGCAAGCCGGTCGCGACCTGGGACGAGATGCTCACCGCCGTGCAGGCCACCAGCGGCCGGACGGTGTTCGAGGTGCAGCGCGGCAACCAGCAGCTGTGGCTCGTCGTCGACGTGCCGAAGGTGCCGCGCTGGAACGGCAAGGACGTCAAGGAAGTCGGCATGGTCGGCGTCTCGCCCAAGCAGGATTCGCTGACCGTCCAGTACGGCCCGGTCGCCGCGGTCGGCGCCACGTTCCGCTTCACCGGCTCGATGTTCGCCGAGACGGCGCAGCGGCTCGTCCAGTTCCCCCAGCGCATCCCCGCCGTGGTGACCGCGATCTTCGGCGGCGTGCGCGACGCGAACACCCCGGTCAGCGTCGTCGGCGCGAGCCGGATCGGCGGCGAAGCGGTCGAACGCGGCATCTGGGTGCTGTTCTTCCTCCTGCTGGCCAGCCTGAACTTCTTCATCGGCGTGTTCAACCTGCTGCCGCTGCTGCCGCTGGACGGCGGGCACATCGCGGTGGTCTGGTACGAGCGCGTCCGCGACTGGCTCCGCGCCCGGCGGGGCAAGGCGGCCGGGGGTCCCGTCGACTACACGAGGCTCTCCGGGATCACGATGGTGCTCGTGCTGCTCGGCGGGGCGGTGACGCTGCTCACGGTGACGGCCGACATCGTCAACCCCATCCGGCTCAGCCCGTGA